CAATATCGTGTCCGGCTTAATCACATTTCCATCGGCTACAGCAGTTCGCACCCAGTCTAACTCGTCAACCCTTACTTGCCTTAACGTTATAAACATGACCACAAAAAATAACGCGGCAAGTAATACAGCAGGCAGTTTACTCAGGCTGATGAATTTTCCTTTTTGCTTTTGGATAGCATCCAGTGTTTCACGGCCGGATAGCATAAAGGCGAAAAGTATCAACACCAAAATACCGCCTACATAGATCACGATCTGGGTAATGGCCACAAAATCTGCCAGGGCAAGCACATACAAACCCGCCAACGCAAACAGGGTAACAAAAAACATAAATACCGACCGCACCAGGTTTTTTGAAGCGGCCACATATAAGGCAGATCCTAAAGCGATGGCAGCCAATACGTAAAACATCACCTTCACCAGCATCATTGCCCTTCCTCCTTCTTCTTCATGGCGGCAAGCTTGGCGGCTTGCTTTTCGGCATTTTGCTTTTCGAGCAGCGCACGTTTTTCGTCGGCTTCCTTCTTGGTCATGTCCGAAAATTCGTAGATCAGGTCGCTCAGTTCAAACACCGTACGGTCGTACGTGTTAGTCATGGTAATACACTCCGTTGGACAAACAACCGTACACAGGCCGCAATACATACACTTGGCCATATCGATATCAAACTTGGCGGCATACAGGCGCTTGGTTGTCCCGTCAGACGTTTGGCCGATGGCCTCCGTGGCTTTAATGGATTCTATATCGATACAATCAACCGGACAAATCTTGGCGCACAGATCGCACACAATGCAATCATCCATCTCCACATCCAACTGGTAGCGCCCAACCTCAGGTACAGGCAATTGCTGTTTGGGG
This Mucilaginibacter defluvii DNA region includes the following protein-coding sequences:
- a CDS encoding NADH-quinone oxidoreductase subunit J family protein; the protein is MMLVKVMFYVLAAIALGSALYVAASKNLVRSVFMFFVTLFALAGLYVLALADFVAITQIVIYVGGILVLILFAFMLSGRETLDAIQKQKGKFISLSKLPAVLLAALFFVVMFITLRQVRVDELDWVRTAVADGNVIKPDTILIENIGVNLMTLYLLPFEAISILLMFALIGAAHLSRKEPQA
- a CDS encoding 4Fe-4S binding protein, with the protein product MFKNAINGLTTAWKGMTLTIGHLFASKKTREINKVSDDNYFKRLEGTNTIQYPKQQLPVPEVGRYQLDVEMDDCIVCDLCAKICPVDCIDIESIKATEAIGQTSDGTTKRLYAAKFDIDMAKCMYCGLCTVVCPTECITMTNTYDRTVFELSDLIYEFSDMTKKEADEKRALLEKQNAEKQAAKLAAMKKKEEGQ